From Curtobacterium sp. SGAir0471, the proteins below share one genomic window:
- a CDS encoding methyltransferase domain-containing protein, translating to MTMHDTVTFGAGGGEPYARALQTDGHLRLTDPDRPDVEVTMDVGRWSAAADRVDRSLLEGADGPVIDIGCGPGRMLVAARALGIPSLGVDVSAEAVAIARRSGGTAVQGSVFDTIPDEGRWDTALVIDGNIGIGGDPVALLARCGEIVRDGGRVVVETHVDRTADRAFTAHVVDVDGNRSEGFPWAEVGVDALLRHATAAGLQARQSWTTDGRTFCELVA from the coding sequence ATGACGATGCACGACACCGTCACGTTCGGTGCCGGCGGCGGCGAGCCGTACGCCCGCGCCCTGCAGACCGACGGCCACCTGCGCCTGACCGACCCGGACCGTCCCGACGTCGAGGTCACGATGGACGTCGGCCGCTGGAGCGCCGCCGCCGACCGCGTCGACCGGTCGCTGCTCGAGGGCGCCGACGGCCCCGTCATCGACATCGGGTGCGGTCCCGGCCGCATGCTCGTCGCCGCCCGGGCGCTGGGCATCCCCTCGCTCGGCGTGGACGTCTCCGCCGAGGCCGTCGCCATCGCCCGACGCTCCGGCGGCACCGCGGTGCAGGGGTCGGTGTTCGACACCATCCCCGACGAGGGCCGCTGGGACACCGCACTCGTGATCGACGGCAACATCGGCATCGGCGGCGATCCCGTCGCCCTCCTGGCCCGCTGCGGCGAGATCGTCCGCGACGGCGGCCGCGTGGTCGTCGAGACCCACGTCGACCGCACCGCCGACCGGGCGTTCACCGCGCACGTGGTCGACGTGGACGGCAACCGGAGCGAGGGCTTCCCGTGGGCCGAGGTCGGCGTCGACGCACTGCTCCGGCACGCGACCGCAGCCGGGCTGCAGGCGCGGCAGAGCTGGACCACCGACGGACGGACGTTCTGCGAGCTCGTGGCATGA
- the pgm gene encoding phosphoglucomutase (alpha-D-glucose-1,6-bisphosphate-dependent), whose product MNDRAGTPATADDLVDLDALLAAYHERVPDVSIPEQKVVFGTSGHRGSSLDTAFNDTHIAAITQAIVEYRAEQGTTGPLFIGRDTHALSAPAEQTALQVLAANGVRVLADAEDGFVPTPALSHAIITYNRAEHGDTADGIVITPSHNPPRDGGFKYNPPHGGPADSDATSWIADRANAIIAGGNVDVRRQDETAAEGYDYLGTYVADLEHIIDIDAIKRAGVKIGADPLGGASLPYWERIRDHYGLDLTVVNPEVDPTWAFMTLDWDGKIRMDPSSPSAMASVLAHKDDFDVLTGNDADSDRHGIVTPDGGLMNPNHYLAVAIEYLYAHRPEWRDDAAIGKTLVSSSIIDRVAESLGRRLWEVPVGFKWFVPGLIDGSVAFGGEESAGASFLRKDGTAWTTDKDGIILALLASEITAVTGKSPSQLYTELTERFGAPVYQRVDAAASKEQKARLSKLDGDAITADTLAGDPITAKLAKAPGNDAAVGGVKVVTDRAWFAARPSGTEDVYKIYAESFVGQEHLEQVQREAKEIVDAALGA is encoded by the coding sequence ATGAACGACCGCGCCGGCACCCCCGCGACCGCAGACGACCTCGTCGACCTCGACGCCCTCCTGGCGGCCTACCACGAGCGTGTCCCCGACGTGTCGATCCCCGAGCAGAAGGTGGTCTTCGGCACCTCCGGCCACCGCGGATCGTCGCTCGACACCGCGTTCAACGACACCCACATCGCCGCAATCACGCAGGCGATCGTCGAGTACCGCGCCGAGCAGGGCACCACCGGGCCGCTCTTCATCGGCCGTGACACCCACGCGCTCTCCGCCCCCGCAGAGCAGACGGCACTGCAGGTCCTCGCGGCGAACGGCGTCCGCGTGCTCGCCGATGCCGAGGACGGCTTCGTGCCGACGCCGGCGCTGAGCCACGCCATCATCACGTACAACCGCGCGGAGCACGGCGACACCGCCGACGGCATCGTGATCACCCCGAGCCACAACCCCCCGCGCGACGGCGGCTTCAAGTACAACCCCCCGCACGGCGGCCCGGCCGACAGCGACGCGACGTCCTGGATCGCCGACCGCGCGAACGCGATCATCGCCGGCGGCAACGTCGACGTCCGCCGCCAGGACGAGACCGCGGCCGAGGGGTACGACTACCTCGGCACGTACGTCGCCGACCTCGAACACATCATCGACATCGACGCGATCAAGCGCGCGGGCGTGAAGATCGGCGCCGACCCGCTGGGTGGTGCGTCGCTGCCGTACTGGGAGCGCATCCGCGACCACTACGGCCTCGACCTCACCGTGGTGAACCCCGAGGTCGACCCGACGTGGGCGTTCATGACCCTCGACTGGGACGGCAAGATCCGCATGGACCCGTCGAGCCCGTCCGCCATGGCCTCGGTACTGGCCCACAAGGACGACTTCGACGTCCTGACCGGCAACGACGCCGACTCGGACCGCCACGGCATCGTCACGCCCGACGGCGGCCTGATGAACCCGAACCACTACCTCGCGGTCGCGATCGAGTACCTGTACGCGCACCGCCCCGAGTGGCGCGACGACGCCGCGATCGGCAAGACCCTCGTGTCGTCGAGCATCATCGACCGCGTCGCGGAGTCGCTCGGCCGCCGCCTGTGGGAGGTCCCGGTCGGCTTCAAGTGGTTCGTCCCGGGCCTGATCGACGGCTCCGTGGCGTTCGGCGGCGAGGAGTCCGCCGGCGCCTCGTTCCTCCGCAAGGACGGCACGGCGTGGACGACCGACAAGGACGGCATCATCCTGGCGCTCCTGGCGTCGGAGATCACCGCCGTGACCGGCAAGAGCCCGTCGCAGCTCTACACCGAGCTCACGGAGCGCTTCGGTGCGCCGGTCTACCAGCGCGTCGACGCCGCTGCGAGCAAGGAGCAGAAGGCCCGGCTGTCGAAGCTCGACGGCGACGCGATCACCGCCGACACCCTGGCCGGCGACCCCATCACCGCCAAGCTCGCGAAGGCGCCGGGCAACGACGCGGCCGTCGGCGGCGTCAAGGTCGTCACCGACAGGGCCTGGTTCGCCGCACGCCCCTCGGGCACCGAGGACGTCTACAAGATCTACGCGGAGAGCTTCGTGGGGCAGGAGCACCTGGAGCAGGTGCAGCGCGAGGCGAAGGAGATCGTGGACGCCGCGCTCGGCGCGTAG